A single region of the Musa acuminata AAA Group cultivar baxijiao chromosome BXJ1-11, Cavendish_Baxijiao_AAA, whole genome shotgun sequence genome encodes:
- the LOC103970130 gene encoding NAC domain-containing protein 22, producing the protein MERRGSQLDLPGFRFYPTEEELLDFYLRRVVLGQKLHFDVIGSLNIYRHDPWELPGLAKIGEREWYFFVPRDRKSGSGGRPNRTTERGFWKATGSDRQIRKAAEPGRVIGVKKTLVFYRGRAPRGTKTDWVMNEYRLPEANSASSAMPLKEDVVLCKVYRKATSLKELEQRAAKEEDAKASQGYISMPADSASNSDQENHQSSSAPMDCDVKEMKQEVIRPVNLPELQVPMSGMEWMQDPFLAQLRSPWLDQWSPYANILHF; encoded by the exons ATGGAGAGAAGAGGATCCCAGCTCGATCTACCGGGTTTCCGGTTCTATCCGACGGAGGAGGAGCTCTTGGATTTCTATCTCAGACGAGTTGTTCTTGGCCAGAAGCTTCACTTTGATGTGATCGGCAGTCTCAACATCTACCGCCATGATCCATGGGAACTCCCAG GGCTGGCCAAGATAGGGGAGCGAGAGTGGTACTTCTTCGTGCCGAGGGACCGGAAGAGCGGCAGCGGCGGGCGGCCGAACCGGACGACGGAGAGGGGGTTCTGGAAAGCGACGGGGTCCGACCGGCAGATACGGAAGGCGGCAGAGCCGGGGCGGGTCATCGGGGTGAAGAAGACGCTGGTGTTCTACCGGGGCCGCGCCCCGCGGGGGACCAAGACCGACTGGGTCATGAACGAGTACCGGCTGCCGGAGGCGAATTCCGCCTCCTCCGCCATGCCGCTCAAG GAGGACGTCGTCTTGTGCAAGGTGTACAGGAAGGCAACGTCGCTGAAGGAGTTGGAGCAGAGGGCCGCCAAGGAAGAGGATGCCAAGGCATCGCAAGGCTACATTTCCATGCCCGCCGACAGCGCATCCAACTCCGATCAAGAGAACCACCAGAGTTCATCGGCTCCAATGGACTGCGATGTGAAGGAGATGAAGCAGGAGGTTATCCGGCCGGTGAACCTTCCGGAGCTTCAGGTTCCGATGTCCGGCATGGAGTGGATGCAGGACCCCTTCTTGGCACAGTTGCGCAGCCCATGGCTGGACCAGTGGTCTCCATATGCCAACATCCTTCACTTCTAA
- the LOC103970131 gene encoding uncharacterized protein LOC103970131, whose product MFQYNLMDASKGVGSADQRPKQCPASSADANVRPPEVTASGAVRPVLNYSSQTGEEFALEFMRERAMPKKPTVQNASNDQNMITNNGDMKCGMNIPHMGSESMKDPLKLVTGDDCQLKEIEKNFSDTEQKGHYASSRSIQQISSGEGSSRTVSNGYTPAQASDISSRRMKFLCSFGGKILPRPSDGKLRYVGGNTRIIRISRDISWEEFMQKTMAVYSRPHTIKYQLPGEDLDALISVSCDEDLQNMMEEYNVLEGGEGSQKLRLFLITPDDVDDVHFSLGSADGDSEIHYVVAINDIDLGSGKSSYGHGLASTSTSDLDQLLNLNVESGRANAYTVVAQSAGFITAPVASPAAFPSKIQASLSAHYDSHPQGFEDHRYHYVEGEQYAYNSINPPDRYQNIDSIMSIPMSVTSDYQYRSNYTDIGSSVQPVQQFLYQGITQAPYSGISPFDKEPVKMDLKLAVDDFSQRKMEGKHVGSHDTEPISTIQQHDASVSNCLHAKNTNVVSVPENLTSVLHLKSKGKQLEPASVSSAISVTVGHGSDLNIDDHYPSSETLASAYYDDEADMTEGNYKNPPSNPSRGYQSERLPREQVFLNRLSKSDDSSGSNYLINQACLIAAQESVAEATDTILEEELGAQTEKPLSSAKPPRPSNASIEDKKVRNAINQANKFRHVSIVEGLETVKFSQPMTPLINQDVCDPDEVVPKSVVQTGPHQTDVIIDEKTYKQAKKIHKPEFQLAPSKFVSDKTTVVQDGILQETSMSRHMQKVTNVGDTDMTKINIREAYVAGALIKPQEGPSVIQNIPWDEKPNNDTYNNDVVEPAFTWVETAVGAASQEESSAPSLEQRDILVDINDRFPPNLLSDIFSKAGNAENLSNINLLRKDDTGLSLNMQNHEPKRWSFFRNLAQDEFNCKDFSLMDEDHINYPAFLPTVEEGISRPYQFSPLENERADFGQIDSQIDFSEEMQDSSSTVVEDPNVLHPGYIPSQVSHHLGMDKVEGLQVENPFTKLGETLRIHMSENEELKFEDGEDAEPVANEIAYDFDLSNLQVIKHEDLEELRELGSGTFGAVYHGKWRGTDVAIKRIKKSCFTGRSSEQERLTMEFWREAEILSQLHHPNVVAFYGVVKDGPGGTMATVTEFMVNGSLRHVLLHKDKYLDRRKRLIIAMDAAFGMEYLHSKNIVHFDLKCDNLLVNLKDQSRPICKVGDFGLSKIRQNTLVSGGVRGTLPWMAPELLNGSSNKVSEKVDVFSFGIVMWEILTGEEPYANMHYGAIIGGIVNNTLRPPVPATCDPEWRRLMEQCWAPDPLQRPSFSQIAGHLRAMSVASQVKPTK is encoded by the exons ATGTTTCAATATAATCTGATGGATGCTAGTAAAGGAGTTGGCTCAGCTGACCAACGACCCAAACAATGTCCAGCCAGCTCTGCTGATGCTAATGTTAGACCACCAGAGGTCACTGCATCAGGTGCTGTGAGGCCTGTTCTAAATTACTCATCTCAGACAGGTGAGGAGTTTGCTCTTGAATTTATGAGAGAACGGGCAATGCCCaagaagcctactgtccaaaatgCAAGCAATGATCAAAATATGATCACTAATAACGGAGACATGAAATGTGGAATGAATATACCACACATGGGGTCTGAAAGTATGAAAGATCCTTTAAAGCTTGTGACTGGAGATGATTGTCAATTGAAGGAGATTGAAAAGAACTTCTCTGATACTGAACAGAAaggtcattatgcatcatcaaggTCAATACAACAAATATCATCTGGTGAGGGAAGTAGTCGAACAGTGTCTAATGGGTATACTCCTGCACAAGCTTCTGATATCtcatccagaaggatgaaattccTCTGCAGTTTTGGTGGTAAAATCTTACCTCGGCCCAGTGATGGAAAACTGAGATACGTGGGAGGTAATACACGTATCATACGAATAAGCAGGGATATTTCATGGGAAGAATTCATGCAAAAGACAATGGCAGTATACAGTAGGCCTCATACCATCAAGTATCAATTGCCTGGGGAAGATCTGGATGCATTGATATCTGTTTCATGTGATGAAGATCTACAGAATATGATGGAGGAATACAATGTTCTTGAAGGTGGTGAGGGATCACAGAAACTCAGATTGTTTCTAATTACTCCAGATGACGTTGATGATGTACACTTCAGCTTGGGTAGTGCGGATGGTGATTCTGAGATCCATTATGTTGTTGCAATCAATGACATTGATTTAGGATCTGGAAAATCCTCATATGGACATGGATTGGCAAGTACTTCAACAAGTGACTTGGATCAGTTACTTAATCTTAATGTTGAATCTGGAAGAGCTAATGCTTACACGGTTGTGGCTCAGTCAGCTGGATTTATTACTGCACCTGTAGCATCTCCTGCTGCatttccttcaaaaatccaagcaagctTATCTGCTCACTATGATAGCCATCCGCAGGGTTTTGAGGATCATAGATACCATTATGTTGAAGGTGAACAGTATGCTTACAATTCCATCAATCCACCTGATAGATATCAAAATATAGATAGCATAATGTCCATTCCTATGTCTGTAACATCTGATTATCAATATAGATCCAATTATACAGACATTGGTTCTTCTGTTCAGCCAGTTCAACAATTTCTTTATCAAGGCATCACTCAAGCTCCATACAGTGGTATAAGTCCATTTGATAAAGAGCCtgtgaaaatggatttgaaactgGCGGTTGATGACTTCTCTCAGAGGAAAATGGAAGGTAAACATGTTGGTTCCCATGATACTGAACCTATTTCAACCATACAGCAACATGATGCTTCAGTTTCAAACTGTTTGCATGCGAAAAATACAAATGTTGTTTCTGTACCAGAGAATTTAACATCTGTGCTACACTTGAAAAGTAAAGGGAAACAACTGGAGCCTGCATCAGTCTCATCAGCCATTTCTGTGACTGTTGGACATGGTTCTGATCTTAACATAGATGATCACTACCCCTCTAGTGAAACTTTGGCGTCTGCTTATTATGATGATGAAGCTGATATGACTGAGGGAAACTACAAGAATCCACCTTCAAACCCTTCCCGAGGTTATCAATCTGAGAGGCTTCCTAGGGAGCAAGTGTTCCTAAATCGGCTTTCTAAATCTGATGATTCCAGTGGTTCTAATTATCTGATAAATCAGGCATGCTTGATTGCAGCCCAAGAATCTGTTGCTGAAGCAACTGACACCATACTTGAGGAAGAGCTGGGTGCACAGACTGAGAAGCCGCTATCTTCTGCGAAGCCACCACGCCCTAGTAATGCAAGTATTGAAGATAAGAAAGTGAGAAATGCAATCAATCAAGCTAATAAATTCAGACATGTCTCTATTGTAGAGGGTTTGGAAACTGTAAAATTTTCTCAACCTATGACCCCATTAATTAATCAGGATGTGTGTGATCCAGATGAAGTTGTACCAAAATCAGTTGTTCAGACAGGACCTCATCAAACTGATGTTATCATTGATGAGAAAACTTACAAACAAGCAAAGAAGATTCATAAACCTGAGTTTCAACTTGCACCTTCAAAGTTTGTGTCCGATAAGACTACAGTTGTTCAAGATGGGATTTTGCAGGAAACCAGTATGAGCAGACACATGCAAAAGGTCACAAATGTTGGTGATACAGATATGACCAAAATCAATATCAGAGAAGCATATGTTGCTGGAGCTCTCATTAAGCCCCAGGAAGGTCCTTCTGTAATTCAGAACATTCCGTGGGATGAAAAACCTAACAATGATACgtataacaatgatgttgttgagCCAGCTTTTACTTGGGTGGAAACTGCTGTTGGAGCTGCATCTCAGGAGGAATCTTCTGCTCCCTCCCTGGAACAACGAGATATTCTTGTTGATATTAATGACCGGTTCCCTCCTAACCTGCTCTCTGATATCTTTAGTAAGGCCGGGAATGCTGAGAATCTCTCAAATATAAATCTCCTGCGTAAAGATGACACTGGACTAAGTCTGAACATGCAAAATCATGAGCCAAAGCGTTGGTCTTTCTTCAGAAATCTGGCCCAGGATGAGTTTAATTGTAAAGACTTTTCTCTTATGGATGAAGATCACATTAATTACCCAGCCTTTCTTCCTACGGTGGAAGAAGGGATTTCTAGGCCATATCAGTTTTCACCGTTGGAAAATGAGAGAGCTGATTTTGGTCAAATTGATTCACAAATTGATTTCAGTGAGGAAATGCAAGATTCATCCAGTACCGTTGTTGAGGATCCTAATGTTCTGCACCCAGGTTATATTCCATCACAGGTGTCTCATCATCTTGGAATGGACAAGGTTGAAGGGTTGCAGGTAGAGAACCCTTTTACAAAGTTAGGAGAGACATTAAGAATACACATGTCAGAGAATGAG GAATTAAAGTTTGAAGATGGGGAAGATGCTGAGCCAGTGGCAAATGAAATCGCGTATGATTTTGATCTTAGTAATTTGCAG GTAATAAAACATGAGGATCTCGAGGAGCTTAGAGAACTGGGTTCTGGCACTTTTGGTGCTGTATATCATGGAAAATGGAGGGGTACTGATGTGGCTATAAAACGGATAAAAAAGAGCTGCTTTACTGGACGATCCTCTGAGCAGGAGAGGCTA ACTATGGAGTTTTGGCGGGAGGCTGAAATTCTCTCCCAACTTCATCATCCCAATGTGGTGGCTTTTTATGGTGTTGTAAAAGATGGACCAGGGGGAACCATGGCAACTGTCACGGAATTCATGGTCAATGGTTCTCTTAGACATGTTTTACTGCACAAGGACAA GTACCTTGATCGTCGTAAAAGACTTATCATTGCAATGGATGCTGCTTTTGGGATGGAATATTTGCATTCTAAAAACATTGTACATTTTGATCTGAAATGTGATAACTTGCTAGTAAATCTTAAAGATCAGTCACGTCCCATTTGTAAG GTTGGTGATTTTGGTTTGTCAAAAATTAGACAAAATACTCTAGTCTCCGGTGGTGTCAGAGGCACACTACCATGGATGGCTCCAGAATTATTAAATGGAAGCAGCAATAAGGTGTCTGAGAAG GTAGATGTGTTCTCTTTTGGCATTGTTATGTGGGAAATTCTCACAGGGGAAGAGCCTTATGCCAATATGCATTATGGTGCAATTATAG GAGGCATTGTGAATAATACATTAAGGCCTCCAGTGCCAGCCACATGCGACCCAGAATGGAGAAGGCTAATGGAGCAGTGCTGGGCTCCTGATCCCTTGCAAAGGCCTTCCTTCTCCCAAATAGCTGGTCATTTGCGAGCTATGTCTGTTGCCAGTCAGGTGAAACCGACCAAGTGA
- the LOC135596523 gene encoding uncharacterized protein LOC135596523 isoform X2, with the protein MDGRPPLAVSPRRLRPRRPPPGSYSLSARAHSATAKKPPLSNRSSVPTGSPVRPERPLISPDLAEVSEPAEEELGSWGDVFAAATVSLEASNGSPLFERGRFYQLYSARRNERLKRKKGEIWGEEAVAEDPGVAVELAKRRVSKKAEGVRKSMPADFSASRASSLRSSLRCSKEMKNKNGYAAVAEGTAVGGRRTSTRSVRRL; encoded by the exons ATGGATGGTCGGCCGCCGCTCGCGGTGTCTCCGCGCCGCCTTCGTCCCCGCCGACCGCCGCCGGGTTCCTACTCTCTATCAGCCCGAGCGCACTCAG CCACCGCTAAGAAGCCGCCACTCTCGAACCGCTCCTCAGTGCCCACGGGATCGCCAGTCCGGCCAGAACGCCCGCTGATCTCGCCGGATCTGGCAGAGGTCTCGGAGCCCGCAGAGGAAGAACTCGGAAGCTGGGGCGACGTGTTTGCTGCCGCCACAGTGTCCCTCGAGGCCAGTAACGGGAGCCCGTTGTTCGAACGGGGGCGGTTCTACCAGCTTTACTCGGCGCGGAGGAACGAGCGGCTCAAGCGGAAGAAGGGAGAGATCTGGGGGGAGGAGGCCGTGGCGGAGGACCCCGGGGTCGCGGTAGAGCTCGCGAAGAGGAGGGTGTCGAAGAAGGCCGAGGGGGTGCGGAAGTCGATGCCGGCGGACTTCTCGGCGAGCCGCGCGAGCAGCTTGCGGTCGTCGCTGAGGTGCAGCAAGGAGATGAAGAATAAGAATGGGTACGCCGCTGTTGCGGAGGGTACGGCTGTTGGTGGGAGGAGAACGAGTACTCGATCGGTACGCAGGCTATGA
- the LOC135596523 gene encoding uncharacterized protein LOC135596523 isoform X1, protein MQPIRGPRMDGRPPLAVSPRRLRPRRPPPGSYSLSARAHSATAKKPPLSNRSSVPTGSPVRPERPLISPDLAEVSEPAEEELGSWGDVFAAATVSLEASNGSPLFERGRFYQLYSARRNERLKRKKGEIWGEEAVAEDPGVAVELAKRRVSKKAEGVRKSMPADFSASRASSLRSSLRCSKEMKNKNGYAAVAEGTAVGGRRTSTRSVRRL, encoded by the exons ATGCAGCCCATTAGAGGACCTCGGATGGATGGTCGGCCGCCGCTCGCGGTGTCTCCGCGCCGCCTTCGTCCCCGCCGACCGCCGCCGGGTTCCTACTCTCTATCAGCCCGAGCGCACTCAG CCACCGCTAAGAAGCCGCCACTCTCGAACCGCTCCTCAGTGCCCACGGGATCGCCAGTCCGGCCAGAACGCCCGCTGATCTCGCCGGATCTGGCAGAGGTCTCGGAGCCCGCAGAGGAAGAACTCGGAAGCTGGGGCGACGTGTTTGCTGCCGCCACAGTGTCCCTCGAGGCCAGTAACGGGAGCCCGTTGTTCGAACGGGGGCGGTTCTACCAGCTTTACTCGGCGCGGAGGAACGAGCGGCTCAAGCGGAAGAAGGGAGAGATCTGGGGGGAGGAGGCCGTGGCGGAGGACCCCGGGGTCGCGGTAGAGCTCGCGAAGAGGAGGGTGTCGAAGAAGGCCGAGGGGGTGCGGAAGTCGATGCCGGCGGACTTCTCGGCGAGCCGCGCGAGCAGCTTGCGGTCGTCGCTGAGGTGCAGCAAGGAGATGAAGAATAAGAATGGGTACGCCGCTGTTGCGGAGGGTACGGCTGTTGGTGGGAGGAGAACGAGTACTCGATCGGTACGCAGGCTATGA
- the LOC135596524 gene encoding G2/mitotic-specific cyclin-2-like isoform X1: MERIDENGRGVMGPAYFRDTGGRRALRDINNLVGAAAPPCAYANRKRGMPDKGSVDDQNPTSVARRPMTRKFAATLERKSQAYQQGTKEQHEQVRNEIQYDPPLPSTVSSSTCFDGCTAIDVDDCNMHSDIALPMVDEMEEVDNSDLKEIEMEDLVIETAPDIDSCDSNNPLAVVEYVEDIYSFYRQTEVIFFAIKQCNSALLVLHQHDCIYLKCTECTTVQVTSCVSPDYMSHQFDINEKMRAILVDWLIEVHYKFELMEETLFLTVNIIDRFLARMTVARKKLQLVGVTAMLLACKYEELSVPMVEDFVLITDRAYTREEILEMERSIINTLQFNLSVPTPYVFMRRFLKAAESDKKLELVSFFIIELCLVEYKMLKFQPSLLAAAAIYTAQCSLRGFFKCWTKTSELHTSYSEEQLLECSRLMVEFHHKAGQGKPTVVHRKYSSSRYGYVAKSEPALFLLDTGH; encoded by the exons ATGGAGAGGATCGACGAGAACGGTCGAGGCGTGATGGGACCGGCATACTTCCGAG ATACGGGCGGTCGAAGAGCGTTGAGGGATATTAACAATCTGGTGGGAGCAGCGGCGCCGCCATGTGCTTATGCGAACCGCAAGAGGGGAATGCCGGA CAAGGGCAGTGTGGACGATCAAAATCCGACATCTGTAGCTCGACGACCCATGACCAG GAAATTTGCGGCTACATTGGAAAGAAAATCTCAAGCTTATCAGCAG GGGACCAAAGAACAGCATGAACAAGTCAGGAATGAGATCCAGTATGATCCACCCTTGCCATCAACAGTGTCAAGTTCGACCTGTTTCGATGGTTGTACTGCGATAGATGTGGATGATTGTAATATGCATTCTGACATAGCATTGCCCATGGTAGACGAAATGGAAGAAGTG GATAACTCTGATCTCAAGGAGATTGAAATGGAGGATCTTGTCATCGAGACAGCTCCGGACATCGATAGCTGTGATTCGAATAATCCGCTTGCCGTCGTCGAATATGTAGAAGATATATACAGTTTCTACAGACAAACTGAG GTTATCTTTTTCGCGATAAAGCAATGTAACAGTGCACTCCTAGTTCTTCATCAACATGATTGCATTTACCTGAAATGTACTGAATGCACTACTGTTCAGGTTACAAGTTGTGTGAGCCCTGATTACATGTCTCACCAGTTTGACATCAATGAGAAAATGCGAGCTATCCTCGTCGACTGGCTGATAGAG GTGCACTACAAATTCGAACTGATGGAGGAGACACTTTTTCTGACCGTAAACATCATAGACAGGTTCTTGGCAAGGATGACGGTAGCGAGGAAGAAGCTTCAGCTGGTTGGAGTTACAGCCATGCTTCTTGCTTGCAAGTATGAGGAACTCTCCGTGCCGATGGTAGAGGATTTTGTTCTCATCACCGACCGTGCTTACACCAGGGAAGAAATCCTTGAAATG GAAAGATCGATCATCAACACATTGCAATTCAACTTGTCTGTGCCAACTCCTTATGTTTTCATGAGAAGGTTTCTCAAGGCAGCAGAGTCTGACAAGAAG CTCGAGCTTGTCTCGTTCTTCATCATCGAGCTGTGTCTAGTTGAGTACAAAATGCTCAAGTTCCAGCCTTCTTTGCTGGCTGCTGCCGCGATCTACACCGCACAGTGTTCTCTCAGAGGATTCTTCAAGTGTTGGACCAAAACTAGCGAGCTGCACACCTCCTATTCAGAGGAGCAGCTTCT TGAGTGCTCAAGGTTGATGGTGGAGTTCCACCACAAGGCTGGACAAGGGAAGCCGACCGTAGTACATAGAAAATACAGCAGTTCCAGATATGGATATGTAGCAAAGTCAGAACCAGCTCTCTTCTTGTTGGACACTGGTCACTAG
- the LOC135596524 gene encoding G2/mitotic-specific cyclin-2-like isoform X2: protein MERIDENGRGVMGPAYFRDTGGRRALRDINNLVGAAAPPCAYANRKRGMPDKGSVDDQNPTSVARRPMTRKFAATLERKSQAYQQGTKEQHEQVRNEIQYDPPLPSTVSSSTCFDGCTAIDVDDCNMHSDIALPMVDEMEEVDNSDLKEIEMEDLVIETAPDIDSCDSNNPLAVVEYVEDIYSFYRQTEVTSCVSPDYMSHQFDINEKMRAILVDWLIEVHYKFELMEETLFLTVNIIDRFLARMTVARKKLQLVGVTAMLLACKYEELSVPMVEDFVLITDRAYTREEILEMERSIINTLQFNLSVPTPYVFMRRFLKAAESDKKLELVSFFIIELCLVEYKMLKFQPSLLAAAAIYTAQCSLRGFFKCWTKTSELHTSYSEEQLLECSRLMVEFHHKAGQGKPTVVHRKYSSSRYGYVAKSEPALFLLDTGH from the exons ATGGAGAGGATCGACGAGAACGGTCGAGGCGTGATGGGACCGGCATACTTCCGAG ATACGGGCGGTCGAAGAGCGTTGAGGGATATTAACAATCTGGTGGGAGCAGCGGCGCCGCCATGTGCTTATGCGAACCGCAAGAGGGGAATGCCGGA CAAGGGCAGTGTGGACGATCAAAATCCGACATCTGTAGCTCGACGACCCATGACCAG GAAATTTGCGGCTACATTGGAAAGAAAATCTCAAGCTTATCAGCAG GGGACCAAAGAACAGCATGAACAAGTCAGGAATGAGATCCAGTATGATCCACCCTTGCCATCAACAGTGTCAAGTTCGACCTGTTTCGATGGTTGTACTGCGATAGATGTGGATGATTGTAATATGCATTCTGACATAGCATTGCCCATGGTAGACGAAATGGAAGAAGTG GATAACTCTGATCTCAAGGAGATTGAAATGGAGGATCTTGTCATCGAGACAGCTCCGGACATCGATAGCTGTGATTCGAATAATCCGCTTGCCGTCGTCGAATATGTAGAAGATATATACAGTTTCTACAGACAAACTGAG GTTACAAGTTGTGTGAGCCCTGATTACATGTCTCACCAGTTTGACATCAATGAGAAAATGCGAGCTATCCTCGTCGACTGGCTGATAGAG GTGCACTACAAATTCGAACTGATGGAGGAGACACTTTTTCTGACCGTAAACATCATAGACAGGTTCTTGGCAAGGATGACGGTAGCGAGGAAGAAGCTTCAGCTGGTTGGAGTTACAGCCATGCTTCTTGCTTGCAAGTATGAGGAACTCTCCGTGCCGATGGTAGAGGATTTTGTTCTCATCACCGACCGTGCTTACACCAGGGAAGAAATCCTTGAAATG GAAAGATCGATCATCAACACATTGCAATTCAACTTGTCTGTGCCAACTCCTTATGTTTTCATGAGAAGGTTTCTCAAGGCAGCAGAGTCTGACAAGAAG CTCGAGCTTGTCTCGTTCTTCATCATCGAGCTGTGTCTAGTTGAGTACAAAATGCTCAAGTTCCAGCCTTCTTTGCTGGCTGCTGCCGCGATCTACACCGCACAGTGTTCTCTCAGAGGATTCTTCAAGTGTTGGACCAAAACTAGCGAGCTGCACACCTCCTATTCAGAGGAGCAGCTTCT TGAGTGCTCAAGGTTGATGGTGGAGTTCCACCACAAGGCTGGACAAGGGAAGCCGACCGTAGTACATAGAAAATACAGCAGTTCCAGATATGGATATGTAGCAAAGTCAGAACCAGCTCTCTTCTTGTTGGACACTGGTCACTAG